The window AACCCCCACTGTTCCTAACAAGTTCCAACTGTCATGCTCTCGAACTAataaaaatacagcatttcCACACCACTTGTTGTCTTACAGCAAATTCCACTATGCCACTCTAAGTCTACATCAGACTCAACAGCTTTGCCTTATCAGCCCCGTGGCATATAATTTAAGCCTATTTGTTACCAATTAACTCAATGTCTGATATGAGGCCCATTGTTTTATAACTAAAATTCAGTCAACTGTAGCAGAAGGACATCAGACCCAAAGGCAAAGAGCAGCCAAAAGTTAAGTTTGTTTAGTGATAAGTAATGTCACATTAATTCATaatcaagttttaaaaacaaacaataataagAAAACCTATTTGGTGtagaaaaggtaagaaatgTGAGCTGCATATCTGTATATATGATGCATTTGTATGCCCAGGTGAATGTACACTCTGGGACTCCTGGAAATATCCTGGCTATTGAGAATTGCTGcactaatgaaaataaaactgattataTAGACTACCCACAGAAACAAATGATACACCTGtcaaagaaaatgagaaaaggcAGGAGTCCATGTGGATTAATACTAGTCTTTGAGGTTAGTGTCTTACAGTAATCCATCACATTAATTCCCTCAAAAGGAGAAAAGCAATATAGACTAAAGCGAGCTCATTGATTTTGGTAATATGTTCAATCAGGCAAAATGGGAAACTCCAAGATAGAAATCAAAATGATCTCGcctatgtttttcattttgttttggctCTATGACAGTATTGGATAAACAGCTTCACATACAATTATGATCCCAAATCCCAAAGGCTCTTTGGTTTCTGCTCCTTTTTCTTTGCAGCTGGTCAAATGGGGGTTGGACAAATTACAGCATCCTTATGATTTATGGCAACAATAATGCTGACGACACAGCAACACAGTAAGCAAGAGCATGATTACAAGTCCCCTCTTTCATGAGCAACAAAGTTAATAAGTGCCAGTGACCAAATGCCACAGTTAATGAAGGAGCAAGTTATTTTTGGACACTATGAAACTGAGCATAACCACTTGTGTGTGACTTCCTACACGCTTTTTCAGATATACTCTAAGACAGAAGGACAAACAAAACTAAGAAATTTACCTTGCTGGAATAAGGTCCAGGGATGAGCAGTTTTAGTGCCTGTCGTTTCAGCTCTGTCAGCCTTGCATTGCAGTTCTCACACCATATCCCTCTTTCACTTCCAGGGGAACTTCCACTGCCTGAGGCCGGCGATCCTGTCCCAAAACCTGGGGAGCCACCTAGGGAACCGGGTGATCCTGTCCCAATGCCTGGGGAGATGGTCCCAGGTGACCCAGAGAAGGATCCTGGTGAGGAGATTCCTGAGCCTGGGGATGGTGTTCCCGTGGAGCTGGGCATGGAGCCAGCACCCTCTGGGGCGGGGCGTGTGCCGGAGCGGGTGGTTTCATCGTAGGCCTTTCGGTACCATGTGTCCGGGAAGAAGGAGGAAGATTTGGTCGGCGATGTGTCAGGGACCTaagaaacatttttcagaaGAGAAAAAATTAATGATGGTGTATTTCCAAGATGCAAAATTTTACAGTCGCTGCAGGAAAGTCaaaatatgtatataatatAATCATTGTGTTTATGTGCATTACACCTTCTGCTCAttgaaatgagcagaaggtGTAATGCACATGGCCAGTATATCAATCTGCACCTGACTTTGTGTACTAATACAGAGATGTGTTTCTGAAATAAAGTTAAAGTAAGTAAACATGTCTTTAATTAAAAATTCAACAACTAATTTTTctgctttaacaaaaaaatactGAATACCCAAATCACAGATCCAGCATCCATTGTTATTCCACAATCAACACTAAAAATGTTGATTTCCTCTTAAAAAAGGCTAAGCAGACAGTCACAGAGTGTCCTGTGGATAACCcacacaggaaatgtgtgatCAGGGATCAAGATTACCTAACATTAGGACATTAAATTAGATGGACATTCAGTTAAAAACCTACAAACAGAGAATGACATTAAACATTTCCTGCAATGGAACGACAAGTCATCCTACTGAGTGCTTCCATAAACCACTAAATAGGATTAAGCCAGGATAGACCTGTTATTTTGTTCTGCTCAACCACATGGGAACATCAAACAAGCAGCAAAGAGTGGAGAATTTGATCTTTTGCGGCTGGGTAAATCCAGTCAGAGAACAGACCCATTGATGTGGTGGCGGCTGTAAAGGTTGGGCACTCCTGTGATCTTTCTCTCGAGGGCTATAATAAGGCAGCAAAGAGTTGAGGCTGATAAATGGGAACGCTCAATCATCTCCAAATGAAGAGGTGGTTATATTGTGCCAAACGGTGTGTTATAAATTATTGTTAATTAGTCTTTGTAGATGATAGGCAGTGACACAGGTGTGACTATAATAGTCTTCACTGATTTAGCACTTTGGTGCTCAGCAAGTGCTACTTCTGGGGATCATTCACTGAAAATGCATGCCAGTGTTGTGACACCATAAGCACTGATATGTGAAGTGTGATCTTCACAAAGCAATCAGCAACAGGAACACAAATCTTACAAGAACCTTCAAGTTTCATGTTTATGTCACCCTGAAAACGAAGCAAACGGCAGTCTCCTATAAAAATGGGTGGAGTGTGAGATGAAGTGCATGCAGCAGTGAACGGATGATAAGTTTTAATGTTTACCAGGCTGATTGGGAACAGAGGTGTGTCCACCCCTCGGCTGCTGGAATGAATAACCTACCCCATATTTTCTGCTCCGGCTGCTCACAGACCTCTCCTTAGTCCCCGACAGTGAAGTCATGTTGGAGGTGAGAGGAatggggaggagaggagaggagaaagaacCTCTGCTACAGCTTcacatccaaaaaaaaaaaaaaaaaaaaaaaaaaagaccaccgGATCGATTTCAATTAACCACACGCCCCAGCAGTTTGCTCTTCTTGGGCTGGTGGTAACCTCACGCCACTTCCAGATGCATGCTGAACCCAGTTACATCCCCATGCTGCGTCCAAGagacacacaataaaaaaatcacagatgGTTTCGGTCTCTCTTCTTAACAAACCGCACGGTTTGTTGCGTCTAAAAGAGCCCTCGAATTACTCCTAAAAGCAGACAGGAATCACACAGGTCGGTGAAAGAGACCGCTCCCCTTCAGCAGAGTCTATGAGCTGAATGAAGCTCTCTGTTCAACAGCGCTCTAGAGTGGCACCGCACTCAGCCCAGCCTCTCTCCATCAGCTCTGCGTCTCAGGCTGGCCAGGTAAAGcaaacaccccccacccccctcagGGGGTAGCTGAAATTCCGACGCACGGCGCAGGTCTCCTTCTCTAACGTCTCATTAGACGGTGTGAGATTCGGCTGGTTCAGGCCACTGCTACAGAAGTCATCTCCTCGTTGTTTGTACTTTGAGTGTTACTATCTGCGCCCTCCTCCTGACTTCCTGCGGCTCCGCGCTCTGCCGAAGCCAGCAGTGGACTGAAGAGACAGGAGCAAGAACGCACATCTGGATGAAGGCGGGGCCAACTTACCCCTCATCTGCCGCAGGCCAATGCACGTCCAGAGGTGCCAGTTGAGTGACAGGTGGATTTCTGGCTGATTAAAGTGGAAAGTGGCGGAGTTTAGGAACATAACTTtaacgtgtttttaaaaaaaaatattgtaaacTTTCGAGTCATTTTGACCAAAGCTATAAAAACTTTGTATTTATGCAAGATTAATTTTTAGACAGTATGGACTGAGAAAAATTATACTTACatataaataacaattaaaccGATTTTTTTATGAGGAAAATCCAACAAATGGAGGCATTTCAAAGACTttgcttatttatttgtattttttttttttttagtttggtgTCTTGGTGTCTTGGAGGTACTTGAATTTGAATTCCTGATTACCTGAAAACCTCTTAATCAAGCAGGCAATGGTATCAGATAGAAAAAAATGGATGAAGAAAGTCATCAAATTACAAAGAGACCACAAAGATGTTAAATAACTGTGTGCTCAGTGTCAAAGACATCTCAGCCCTGTTGCTGTAAGCTTAACCACtggcctctgacctctgtcagtcaaacagaaacaaaaacaaataaaaaagtgtCAACTGTGACTTTTCAGCAGGTAAAGCTGTAGGGTGGTGAGCCCCTAATTGAAGAAAATATCTGTAGAAAGCAAAGCTAAGACTGTAGCATTAAGATCcaagcaggagcagcagcaatcCTTCTACGTGATGGAGAGTTTTAGGAACCCATGTGAACACAGGATGAGTGGTCACACAGCGCCCTCTGTTGTTCTCAGGAGGGCATTGCTGTTGAAACCAGACACCAACAGGTAAGTGAAAGTAGACTGTTGAACAGACCTGTTTCCCATCCTTTCCcactctttttcctttttaatgatTGCGTAATCAgagaagattttgttttttttcatcgtACATGCATGCTgcttttcattttgtaaatggTTAGCACTATCGTCTCACAGGACAAAGGTCCTGGGCTCAAATCCGGAGTTGTGTAGCCTTGCTTTGTAtagtctgcatgttctccctgccCATAAGTGTGAAAGTGGACTTGGAATTTGGACAAGCAGGTTGTACTCTGCTACCCCTATAATAAATTAGATAAGCTTCAGCGTACCCCGCAACGCTGAATTAGAGCAGAGcagtaaagaataaataaataaataaaataaaacgaaataaatacaaataaaaaagattacacGAATAGCAAAACAAGCTTTTTTATGTGCCTTTGTAAAACTCTGTGGATCTGTAAGcaagttacagtaaaaaaaaaaaaaaaaaaaaagtcacgtggctgtcttttttttctatatatatatatacatatatatatataacttctTGAATTTGGTAGCTTTTTGTGAGATTGGAAGACAAGATCGCTTTAGTGTTAATACAGTCAAAAAAATGGGGGCAGCTTCAAAACATTCAAAATCAATCAAAATATGTTTGGGTgccatttttttatattgtattattatttatataatttaattCTTGTCTCCTACCCATGCATAAGCCTATTAAAGTCTCTTCTAAACAGTATATAGATGCAAGTTGTGCACACATCCTGTGCTCAACCACAACACTAAATCCGTGAACAACCAAGCGTGTCCTGATCGCTTTTTCAGACATAAATCCACGCCCTCCGGTCCAGATGGTGGCGGCAAATCTTTTGGTGTGGTAGACAGTCCACGagaaataacaaacatttgTTAACAGGAATTGTCTGCACGACGTATTGCTTTCACTATTGACTGCAGGTTTTGTTTCGAGGTTAggaactcctttttttttcgtGCAGCTTTGCGTTACGTTGAATGTTTACAAGCAACAACTATGTCAAGTGTCTTAACTGGAGCTAAAAGCTAGCGAGTGGCACAAAAATACCGAGTTTAGGGTTCCTAAGGTAAGGTAAGTGGCTAGTTGTAGCTCTGGTCATTACTTCGCTTGACTCGGGCAGAGGTGGTCAGTCAGTCGCTTTTTTTTATGGGTCTACGTCGTAGTTTGGCGGCAGTTCAGTTATTGCATTGCTTGTTTTAGTTGATCCGTACGTCAACGTTATTGTATTATATAAAGGGCGGAATAGTGACATAGCTTCAGTGTGACAAGTGGCGCATAACTATAATACGGAACTGTGTAAACCCCCGTGAAtgtgtttgtgatttttttagaAACTAGATTTTTATGCCTGTTTACTAGCGAGCAAGTTTTGATAGCAAGCGAGCCCTCTTATCTGGTTGACCTGCAGCACATCTTGGGCGTTGGGCTGTTACTGCACCgttaaactttgtttttcaaaagttTGCTGTGCCGTTTGCACAtgtatgggttttttttaaaacccaaaTTCATAAAAGCTAGTTTCCCGTTAAAAAGGTACTTAGACGCCCAGTTTCAGAACACTCTTGTCTCCGTGACAACAGCTTTTCCGCGTGTTCGTGAATTCACTACGCATGTCAAGAATAACCTGCGAATGTAGCGTTTAGTGCCAAACTCGTCCAAGGCGAAAGTACGACCTACTAAGTTTGTCGATTGAGCAACATCGccttactttacttttttttttaaatcaggcaTAAAGCTACTGGGGCTACCAGTTTATCCACCCTGGCGCCTACAACGGATCTTCAAGTCCCCCAAATAAAGGAAATAAGCCCCGATTAATGTCAGATCGCTGGTATTCCTGTGTCCCAATGAACTCCAGGGAAAGCTTTCCACAAGGAGGAATACACCAAATATTACAGCAATGAAAGGTAATCAAATATTTTATGAATGAGAACTGTTTTTATACGAACACACAAATTTACTCAAAATGACAGTAGAAAAATGACTGCACGTGATTTTTCCAGGTGCACctggaaaaacaagaaaaagggaACCTAAAAAGAAGTCGTCAGAGAAAGACACCTCAGATGCGGCTTCGTCTCCCAGCACAGATGATTCAAGTGCTGTGCCAGGCGGCGGCTGCAGTGACTGCGGCCTTGTCTTTCCAATAGAGGCTAGTACACCAAAAAATGAAAGGGAGAAAATGAGACTTGCACAAGAAGCCTGCTTAACCTCCACACCAGTCCACAGCACCACCTTTGATATCCAGTCAACCATTTCCGGCTCCCCTCCTGAAGGGGAGCTACAATACACAGAGTTCATCACTCAGATAAAGGTATGGTGTAAAAGTgaaatttatacatttttataatcCTTCATAGCTTCAGTGAATTCAGTTTCCTTTTGTTATGTTCTGTTGTAGACAACAGCAGTAGATTCAGAGTCAAAACCTCAACGTAAGCGTAAGAGACCGgttaaacaaagacagacaaagacGCAAACGCAGACCGATGGTAAAACCGATGGTCCTCCAGTCAAGTGCCGGCGTGGTAGGAGGCCAAAAAGAGAGACTGGGAatttaaataaagataaatCATCCTCCCGCTCCAGGCCAAGATTTGAACTCGAGAAGGCTGAAGCAGATAGTCAAGGTAGTGTATTGTTCAACACTGATGTCCTCAAGCACAGCCAGTTCTGTGTAgccacattttttaattttctccgTCTATCGTGTATGTCTTGTGCTTTTAATTGGCTTGGAGAACTGCAGGTGTGCTCTAATTCTGTCTCTTCTTAACTCCACAATAGATGACTCTATGATGTCTTCAGATCTTTCAATAGAACTGAGTCAGCATGAAGAACAGCTGTCTACTTTGTCCTACCAGAAGGATGACATAAGTGATGAGGAGGACGAGGAAGAGCTCCCAAGTTTCCTGATGCGGACAGACGAAAGTAAGCGAGACCACAAGGATAACTGAAGTCTGTGACGGTACAGGACACTTTGAgttgatttgtttatttttgttttgactttCAGAGCCCCCATCCATTACCGAAGGAGCATTTGTGTGGCACAAATATAGAAACTATCCATATTGGCCTGCATTGGTGAGTGCATAATGGTGACGtgataaaaaacacaatttagcagattcttgttaatgttttccttttttcttttattgaatCAATGCCTTAAATGCTTTTTTGATAAGTGCTGTCAGTCAGCCTACTATTGTATATCTTGAATTTACTAGATGAATCAAAAAAGCATTCACTGTTAAAATGACAATAATTGCCCATGAAAAATCAttgacttttgttttgttctttgttgttattttgtttgctgTAGGTAAAAAGTGTGAacagaaagcacaaaaaagCCAGTATCATCTTTATTGATGACTCAATCATTGAGAAAAAGAAAGGGTaggatgttttctctttttgctttGTTGGTTCTTGCCTGTGTCTTTAGGTGATatatacactcaccagccactttacaAAGTACACCTTGGGTTGGACATGCAGGTCCACAATGTGAATCTCCCTTTACACCATACTCCAAAGGTCATTTGAGAACAGTGAAtccattgtcatgttcaagaaagcactttgagattatttgagcttGCGACATGGTgctttatcctgctggaaggGATAAAGGGATATACATGtgatggacatggtcagtaaCAATGCTCAAGTAGGCTGgggcatttaaacaatgctgAAGTGGTACTAAGGGGCCTAAAATGTGGCATGAAAATATCAATCCTCACTATTGCACCACCACTAGCAGCCTGAGCCATTgacacaaggcaggatggatccatactttcatgttgtttatgccaaattctgattCTACCATCTGAATAATGGTCAACAGACCAGGCAccgtttttccaatcttctatttGTCCAGTTGGAAATGGACAAAATTATCAATGTCCAATTTTTGGTGAGGCTTTGTGatttgtagcctcagtttcctgttcttagctgatagTACTGGCACCCACTGCTGTCTAGTAAATCCTAGAAATcattgtgtgggaaaatccagTTTATAAATGATTCATGGCAATCCAACTGGCAGCAACATCCATTTAAAGTCATTTAAATTGCCTTTGTTCCCCATTCTAATGCTCAGTCTGAatttcagcaggttgtcttggccatgtctacatgcctaaatgcatcgAGTTGTTGCTatgtgattggctaattagATATTTGCGTTAAGAATTTGAACTGTATCCAATGAAGTGGCTGATTAGTGTATCCACATTACGTAGTGTTGTGTTACATTTAtgttatttaaataaacttttcagTTGGGTGTTTGTGTTTCTAAAGGTTTGCTGTGGCTCTAAAATGTTTGAAACCTTTTGACTGTGAAGAAGCTAATGAACTCATGGTAAGAACTGCTCACAGAGTATGTTCTGATTTCTGAAAATGTTCTCTTGACACAGTGCTaaactgtttttgcttttttgtttgttttaaacagcGTAAAGCCAAAGAAAGCTATGATGCTGCAATATCATGGTCCCTGGATCTCATAACAGACTACAGATTTCGGATTGGTGAGTTGCTTATTTAATGCCTCAGCAAGCAGAAacactgatgtgtgtgtgatgtgttgtTTAAACAATATTAGGATGATATCACTGAATTAGCTGCAGTACTAATCATGTTTTATCTTTGTAGCATGTGGCTCATTTTCTGGCTCCTTCATACAGTACTTTGACCATGATATGAGTAAGTTTCATCCTTGACCTGGAATCACAAATTATGAGGCTAGCACAGAATTAAAAAGTTGAATACACCTACAGATTCTCTAGGCCCTGATGTTGCTCTTGACTGCTGCTCTTAATTGGTTTAGGTTATCCTGTGAGGAGGGAGTATCCAAAGGCAGCTTCAGAGAGACTAACAATCATCAGTGATTCGACAATGGAGGAGCCATATGACGTTAAGGAGGACAGCTTTAGTGAACAGCAGAAGGACATAAGGTGTTCAAAGAGGTTGCTGCCAGATCGGACCCATGCTGCCCACAACCGAGCAAATGAGAAGCTCGTACATTTCATTGTCAAGCAACACATGGTCGACGCACACCTCCTGGTATGAATGACTCTCTTGCTTTTCTGCTGGTGTAATTCTTGTTCCATACCATTTAATCCAATGTAGGTATACCAAGAAACTGTTCAGTGTGCATAGCAGTGACTTGGCCGATAGAGTTTTAGGGGGTGATTGTTTGTGTTCCTCAAAAAGTTACAGTGCTGGTGTCACTTCACTAAAATGTTGCATCAGTGCTGAGTAATGAGTGCTGCTTTGATCTTTTAGGACAGCCCAAACTGAAACAGAAGCAGAAAGTAGAGTTTTATACCAGCgcaaaataatttaatattcTGAGTAATTGGAATATTTCATTTCCTTTATCCCACCAAAGTTTTATGAGATGAAAACTtgtatttggtttctgtggCTCAACTTAGGCTTGAAACTTTCCTGCTCAAATTATGtaacttttcatcttttgaGTTAGTGACTGCAACAGTGCCGGATCTAGTGCACCGCTAACCTGACCCCACTGTGGGCTGCCCATTGtgggctgtgtgggtacaccagtACTGGGGGTAGTGTGTTTGCCCATTTAAACAGCCAATAAAGGGCCCCCAAAAGGTAAAACTGCTGCCAGCCCTGTGTGGGAACACCCTACTGTGAGACCCACGTGAGAAATGTGTGGGTTTGCCCTACCCACACAGCCTCACAGTTCACCCACTGCACAAGCACGTTTGTAGGCCAcggttttcatctttttttacaATACAGAATCACAATACATATAAAGACCGGGTGAGGTTGAAACACCAGTCAACAACAAGGACTTTGAAGTGCTGCAAGAGAATAGCCCTGTTTGGCCCTACTAATGAAGTTACAATAGATCCAAACAAAAGCCTTTCAGCAGTAATTCTTCATGGAAACCTTTCACTTTGTAGTGTATGACTGTAATATACTTGTATTTGGAACAAAATATGCGTTGAGTTCCTCTTTTAGCTGGTGTTACCATCTTGGAAACTGAGAAAAAACACATGATGACCAGCTGACTTAAAACATGTAGCCACTGGTGACCTTTCATCTGAATTCCTTTTGTTGCTTTTATGTGCAGAGATCcttttttgtgtctgtttgttttgttttaataaatctTGATTAGTTTTCACAGCATATACCAGCCCAAATGTGGATTTCAACAACTAAATCATAAacaacagatttgttttttgtctttttgttttttattttgaacataTTTCCAGTGTGTGGAAACAAATGCACATCCCCTTTGGTCATAGCACCACATTTGGCACAGTTACATTGGTCTGGAAATTAAAGATAGTCAAAGACTAGACATTTGAATTCAACTTGCCATCATTTATGTTCTTCTTAGTTCCTTGTTATAGCAATTGTCTCACCTCCTAAAAGAAGGATTGGGATAGATTTTTATTAACacctttttcatttcatttataaagTACAACACTAAGGTTATCATCAAGAAATGCATATTATTTTTCTATTATACAGGTTCATGTTTTACCTTGATTACATATCAATCATGATTATATGCTATTATTTGCTGATGCTGATAACTGCTTATAGCTGAATTACCATAGTTTGCTGTTAGGTAAACGCTAAGAAGTACTTATAAGTGAGTACCAATATTTTGTTTGTCTTAACTATTTATCAAGACCAGGTATCCTATGCTTTTATAAGTTTCTGAATTACGCGCACTGTTAGTATGAGACCAGAGCAAAGTGGTCAAAAGCAGTCGATCTGTTAAGACGTAGAGATTTGTTTGAATAAAGTACGGGTGGTAGAGGCCACAACGAGTGTAAGCTGACCTCGATTTTAGTATACTTACAAATTTAAGTTCACCCCAGTAATGTCCAATACTTTCAGGAGCTCAACCAGTTATGCAAAGAGTGTGCCAGAGCATgcaaaaattaaacaaacaaatgggTGAATATTGAAAGTATTTGCATATGAAagctatcatttttttttcagttgcagttctttttaaaatctgacATCGGAGCTGTGCCACACGTAAGATGTGATGGCATAGGAAACCATAATTGATTGAATAAATCCCTTCCCATTGTATCACACTTCCTACAGGCTGTAATCCACGGGCAGGAGAAGTCCAGGTGGCTTCGCTCCTTCTTAAGTGCCAATCGTAGACGGGTGGTGAACATATACCTTGAAGATGATCATCAGCTTGACCAAGTCTACTGCTACCTAAATGAGCTCTATACAGCAGCTGTGGCCAACGCCCCCTGCGTAGCTGATGTGAAATCCATGGATCGTGTCCCTTTTGTCCTGGATGTGCTTCTTCCCGAGGTGAGCTAAAGCCTACATGAGTGCTCGCAGGTTTTGTTTGCAATGTTTCCTGATATGCAGTTCAGTTTCTGTAGTCCAGGTGTCATGAGTTTATCTTTCTGTGCAGGCCATTATTTATGCAATTGCTGGAGTGGACAACGTTTCagtaaaaacagcagaagaaaaatACCTCAGAGGGCGATGTATAAGCAACAGGTGAGACTTTTATatgttaaatttttaaaaagaatgacttcaagGCTAAATactaattttttttgttgttgttgttttttcagagaAAGGCAGCAGTTTGATTTAAAGATTGAGCAGCAAATGAGGAAGAAATCACAACATCCAAACACTTCCATTATTCTCTGACTGTCGGTCTGAGTGTCAAGATTTGTgatattttgagtgttttaagttttgttcatAGGTAATACAGCCATAACCTGTGTGCCTTGCAATCAATCAttgcactgattttttttctttttgtatactTGTAAAAAGTGAATATCAAGCATATAATAAAACCTAAATAAAGGCCATGAAATGTAATCATGAAAGGCGGTTTAATCACCTAACTTTATTCCATAAATGGAAATGTACACATGGCCAAATAGCTTCTCAAGCAGCTCAAGTATTAATTATCTGTCTGCATGTGCTTTTGTAagttttacataaaataaaaagtgttaTAAAACTGTTTGTTGAACTGTGAAGATTCTCATACACACTAAAGGGACAGGCACACAGAGACTGATTCACAGAGACTGTACAAAGTCATagacaggcaaaaaaaacctCTGCCATGGTGAAGAAAGTGGTGATGAACATTCGCCAACATCAAGGTGAGCAAGTGAAGCAACCACCAATGAGAGAAAAGGATACCCCTGATTCACGTATGATGGGGTGGAAAATGAATCTGAGGCAATCAGATCCTGGAGCGTCCACTACAGACCATAGACAGTATAATGTAGCGTTTATACCGTCCATGCCAGTAACTGACAGTTGCTCTATGGACACGCCTCAATAAATGGCCAAATGCCAACAATCGTCATCACACCAGCAATAATAAACGGAGTTTGCTCTTGTGGGCCTGTTTCCAACCCAAACATTTCATTAGAAATAATTCTGTAACTAATTTTatatactattattattgtatttacagCAGTGAAAAGTCTGGGAAGAAAATTACATGATT is drawn from Oreochromis aureus strain Israel breed Guangdong linkage group 1, ZZ_aureus, whole genome shotgun sequence and contains these coding sequences:
- the si:dkey-127k13.1 gene encoding PWWP domain-containing DNA repair factor 3A isoform X2; protein product: MKGAPGKTRKREPKKKSSEKDTSDAASSPSTDDSSAVPGGGCSDCGLVFPIEASTPKNEREKMRLAQEACLTSTPVHSTTFDIQSTISGSPPEGELQYTEFITQIKTTAVDSESKPQRKRKRPVKQRQTKTQTQTDGKTDGPPVKCRRGRRPKRETGNLNKDKSSSRSRPRFELEKAEADSQDLSIELSQHEEQLSTLSYQKDDISDEEDEEELPSFLMRTDEKPPSITEGAFVWHKYRNYPYWPALVKSVNRKHKKASIIFIDDSIIEKKKGFAVALKCLKPFDCEEANELMRKAKESYDAAISWSLDLITDYRFRIACGSFSGSFIQYFDHDMSYPVRREYPKAASERLTIISDSTMEEPYDVKEDSFSEQQKDIRCSKRLLPDRTHAAHNRANEKLVHFIVKQHMVDAHLLAVIHGQEKSRWLRSFLSANRRRVVNIYLEDDHQLDQVYCYLNELYTAAVANAPCVADVKSMDRVPFVLDVLLPEAIIYAIAGVDNVSVKTAEEKYLRGRCISNRERQQFDLKIEQQMRKKSQHPNTSIIL
- the si:dkey-127k13.1 gene encoding PWWP domain-containing DNA repair factor 3B isoform X1, with product MKGAPGKTRKREPKKKSSEKDTSDAASSPSTDDSSAVPGGGCSDCGLVFPIEASTPKNEREKMRLAQEACLTSTPVHSTTFDIQSTISGSPPEGELQYTEFITQIKTTAVDSESKPQRKRKRPVKQRQTKTQTQTDGKTDGPPVKCRRGRRPKRETGNLNKDKSSSRSRPRFELEKAEADSQDDSMMSSDLSIELSQHEEQLSTLSYQKDDISDEEDEEELPSFLMRTDEKPPSITEGAFVWHKYRNYPYWPALVKSVNRKHKKASIIFIDDSIIEKKKGFAVALKCLKPFDCEEANELMRKAKESYDAAISWSLDLITDYRFRIACGSFSGSFIQYFDHDMSYPVRREYPKAASERLTIISDSTMEEPYDVKEDSFSEQQKDIRCSKRLLPDRTHAAHNRANEKLVHFIVKQHMVDAHLLAVIHGQEKSRWLRSFLSANRRRVVNIYLEDDHQLDQVYCYLNELYTAAVANAPCVADVKSMDRVPFVLDVLLPEAIIYAIAGVDNVSVKTAEEKYLRGRCISNRERQQFDLKIEQQMRKKSQHPNTSIIL